The following proteins are co-located in the Dyadobacter chenwenxiniae genome:
- a CDS encoding quinol:cytochrome C oxidoreductase, translating into MASAHSIPSIEERFEFTSGAKRNLIIGGGIGVALIILGAYLAANGGGHEAAAHGAEAAAAVGHGAAEHGAAGHEAAAATGGHHEASWMTRIWANLWVNGVYFTGMAVIGMFFISYNYLAQAGWSAVFKRVPEALPAFLPFTGIVMLLTFFFGGHDLFHWTHEGLYEVGGPEYDPIIAGKRGFLNTPFFVFRLVFYFVVWYGMWRVIRNLSLKEDEIGGTEFYEKSIRFGTAFLVVFGVTSSTSAWDFVMSIDTHWFSTMFGWYTLASWHVAGLAVITLTIVMLRERGYLRAVNSSHLRDLGKFVFAFSIFWTYVWFAQFLLIYYANLPEETIYYLERFRGHDGIFKAPFFITLFLNFFFPFLVLMTRDAKYTHSILKVACWSVIIGHYMDFYTNIMPGTLGSSAGFGPLEWGFFLLFICAFGYSIASQLEKANLIPRNHPMLEESLHHDIA; encoded by the coding sequence ATGGCATCAGCACATTCGATTCCTTCTATTGAAGAACGGTTTGAATTTACATCGGGGGCTAAAAGAAATTTGATAATAGGCGGTGGCATAGGCGTTGCGCTAATCATATTAGGTGCTTATCTGGCTGCTAACGGCGGTGGACACGAAGCTGCTGCACATGGTGCAGAAGCGGCTGCAGCAGTAGGACATGGCGCAGCAGAGCATGGGGCTGCCGGACACGAAGCTGCCGCGGCAACAGGAGGACATCACGAAGCGAGCTGGATGACACGCATTTGGGCTAACCTTTGGGTAAATGGTGTTTACTTTACAGGTATGGCGGTTATAGGAATGTTTTTCATTTCATACAATTATCTGGCTCAGGCCGGATGGTCAGCGGTTTTCAAAAGAGTGCCTGAGGCGCTGCCAGCTTTTCTGCCTTTCACGGGGATAGTTATGTTATTGACTTTTTTCTTCGGTGGCCATGACCTATTTCACTGGACACACGAGGGGCTGTACGAAGTTGGTGGGCCAGAATACGATCCTATTATTGCAGGTAAAAGAGGATTCCTGAATACGCCATTCTTTGTATTCCGACTTGTATTTTACTTCGTTGTCTGGTACGGAATGTGGCGTGTGATCCGCAATTTGTCTTTGAAAGAAGATGAAATCGGTGGAACTGAATTTTACGAAAAGTCGATCCGTTTTGGAACTGCGTTTTTGGTTGTATTTGGTGTTACATCGTCAACATCCGCTTGGGATTTCGTAATGTCAATTGATACACACTGGTTTAGTACAATGTTTGGATGGTACACATTGGCGAGCTGGCATGTAGCTGGTCTGGCTGTGATTACGTTAACTATTGTAATGCTAAGAGAGCGCGGATATCTAAGAGCGGTTAACTCAAGCCATTTAAGAGATTTAGGAAAGTTTGTATTTGCATTCAGCATCTTCTGGACATATGTGTGGTTTGCACAGTTTCTTTTGATCTACTATGCTAACTTACCAGAAGAGACAATCTATTACTTGGAGCGTTTCAGAGGGCATGACGGAATTTTCAAAGCGCCGTTCTTCATTACATTGTTCTTGAATTTTTTCTTCCCGTTCCTTGTGTTGATGACGCGGGATGCGAAGTATACACATTCAATTCTTAAAGTGGCTTGCTGGAGTGTGATCATTGGTCATTATATGGATTTTTATACCAATATAATGCCCGGTACGCTTGGGTCAAGTGCAGGGTTCGGTCCGTTGGAATGGGGATTTTTCCTTCTGTTTATTTGTGCGTTCGGTTATTCAATTGCAAGCCAGTTAGAGAAGGCAAATTTGATACCAAGGAATCATCCAATGTTGGAAGAGTCATTGCATCACGATATCGCCTAA